AGAGGTGGTAAATTGCTTTGCGTGCTCAAAATGTTTGCCCACATTTGTATCGATTACGAATTCATAACTAGCGATAATAGTTTTTTCCGTTTTGAAACCCTCTCATCCTGAAGTCAAAGAAACACACATCCTTGAGAGCTTGAACTCTTTAGTTAATAGATGTGAGTAGTTAGTATTCGGTCTCAggttataaaaatgaaaatcaaaaagCGAAATGGTATTTACTATTACTGGAACCAAAATTCTCCAGTGGAAATGGAAAGCGgaaacattacaaaaaaaaaagaataagaaaaacTTCATGATCTCCTCTCTTTTTATCCCTGCTACTTTTCTCTCAATACcattttttctctgttttctttcgtttttcttgttatttaaaagaaaaatactgAAGAAAGCGGGCGAAATCTCCGCCGCATCATCTCTCCATTTCGCTTTAAAGACGGCTAGAAACGGTGCTCCGACCATTtgcttctttttatatatttatatatatgtatatctacaAATACGTTGTGGGAAGATGCTAAAAGTCGATGAGTGGTTCTCCGATGGTGAGATTCCGCTCCACTGTCCATGGTAAGTCGAAGAGCTTGGCCGTCACAAACTTGAAGATTTTATTTACGTTTATGTTGTATGAAGCACTCGAGAAGAAGAGCGTCGCGTTTAACGCCTTCGCGTAGGTTCTCGCCTGGCTAGCGATTGCCCATTGAAGATCaataggaagttgaataaactcATCAAACTTTGTTCCTACCATTACTGGAATCGCCGTCTGCATAAAGATAGTGTAACAATTCAAAATTCCTTATAACAAGGGTAATTATTATAAAGAGACCAGATTGGTAATGAATGATAGTATGTATGAAATCTCTCACCTGATTGAACTTTCTAGCTTGTTGATACCAGCTAATCACACTGCATTAATGAAAAAGTTACAGTTTAGCTTCGAATTAACtttttatcaaaacttttgCATGTTCTGAAGCCTAAATAGTAgtactatatattattaacctGTTAAGAGTGCAACGACTGGTGAGATCGAACATGAAGAGAATTGCTACAGAGTCCTTGCAAGCCATGGGGATCTGATCCCGTGATCTCTCAGCTCCTGCAAAATGATAATTAACTTTCTAATTAAGCTAACTAATTCCTCCAAGAGTAATGGTATTAAACATTAGAATGACATTATTTAATCTATGGTTACCTTCTAAGTCCCAGATGTTGTAGGAAATGCGAGCACCTCCCATGGATAACATCTTGTCCGTACAAGTGATCCCTTCCTCCAACTCTCTCATTTCAACTTCCTTCTCTTCCCCAACATATTTCGCCTGTATAATAAAAACCACTCATTAATATTATTgctgatatttttaaaaattctaatttaaaaaaaataacattcagTTTGGTCTGAACCCGAACCGGACACAACAACTAAACACCTTTACCACTTTGGGTTCTGATTTAtgactttcttttcttttggaacACGGTTTATGACTTAAAATCCGAAACTGAAAGAGACgttaatgatttaaaaaaaaaaaatatttgcttaTGTGTAAACTAACCAGGAAGCAAGTTTTTCCGATCTGGGGATCTCCTAAGAGGCTGATCTTGAGAGAAACCAGATCAGAATCCGATCTCCGGTGGCTGTTATCGTGTTCGTGCACCGATCTGCGGCGTACGACGGGGATGGGAGGAGGCTGAGGACGAGAGACAGACGGAGAGGGAGTGGCGGCGCGTGACAGCAACGAATATCTCCCTGATTTTTTGGGAGAGAAAGCGACGATTCTGCTCCAGAGCAGCCGCGTGAATCGACGGAGGATCAAAATACGACGGTTCACTCTGTTTCTGAGATTGTTGAGTCGAACGATCTTAAGGCAGGACTGAGCCATTCTTGAGACTGATTAATTATAAGAATCTAACGGAGAAATTACGAAAGAAAATAGAAacgagaagaagagaaaagaaagctTCAAGAAGATGTGATGATGATGGCCAGAGGGAAGCTGATTGGTTCAACTTTGGCCATaagaaagagaaggagagagagagaaggaataTACGTGAAAAGGTTCTGTGTTTCCTCATTTTTTCCCGGAAGGGACGACGACACACTTTAAAagctttttaattaattattaaatttaacattttaattgaaatttcCTTTAATTTAATCATTGGGGGTGATTTGAAAAATTTTGTGGGCAACGAACTTTTCTGGTGTGATGAGAGAGCTAGGTGGGGGATTTTTCAGATGTGACGACCACATACATTACATTGacctttttaatttatgtaaacGAAAAAGACgtaaatagtttacaaaaaaaaaaaaaaaaaaaaaacgtaaactCAGGCAATACCTTACGTGCTTTGCATACTCTATGCTTTTTTTTCTACATCAATTTAATTAGCCTcactttttgataaattttaaactacaaCTTTATTTGTTTCTCAAATTAATATAGTATTTCATGtagaattttattaataaatttaaagtcTTCTTGcgagaaaaatataatattgtataGGTTATGGTGTTACTAGTAATTGAGCTAATGATTTAGAGAATACCattgtatatttctttttattaagaTCATTACTCGTTGTCCCTTCGGCGACATCCgataaaataacattattattctttattgaaaataattttaaacattgTTTTTAATAGAGTGAATTTGCTCAAAATCCTAAAAGAAATTGGATATTAGAGATTTGCCATAGGAGGAAGGGGAAATGGTAGTGATATGGGAAAGAAAATTAGAGAAATTTAGTGTGTGGAATGCGAATAGGATGAGTTTAGTGGGTAGGAAGTGcaattattctttttaatacTAGTTTTTATCAAGCATTTAATGATTTAGagaacaattttatttttataaaataccaAAACCCAATTTTGTGAGATGAAATGTTTTTACCATTCATCTAAAACCCATCAAAGTTATCCAATGATCTTAATAGAAATCATTCTGAAATATGAAATTATTGTAATGGGTTCATTTCGGATTTAGCAATAAAGCATGCAATGATGATGTGTGTCTTCATGTACCCACCACATGTGAGCCATGTTTTTGTATGATTACACAAATATGGGTTTCTTCCTAAAGTTTCGATATAATGAATCACAAGTTGAAGTTATTAAGAAAACAAGTTTAAAGATGCTCTCGACATAATCAAATATTACAAGAATAAACAAACCATATGATATTGGCGAATCAAATGCTGTTGATTTAATTCGGTTTATAAGATGTTGGTTCAAATAATGATCTTAGGGATAATAATTGAGATCCACGTGAATTAAAGAAACACGTAATGAACAAAAGAGCCAACTCAAAAACATGTCTCCGACCACTGTGGCactgatttattattattaaatccAAAATACACTATCGTCTAATGCTGCTATCGTTTATGACTAAAGGTGGAGGATTACATTACAGAAAAAGAGGATTCCAAATCAAAGAATTGCACCCTTCCACCATCATTGCCCCTCGAACAGTACCATTAGAATCGGTACTGAACATCCGCATGAATCcataataaaaatttcttatATCGCAGGTTGTTCTTGGATACAAATAAGCATATCCGATGTAGGCCAttgtttaaatacataactatatattactgatcggttcaaaaaaaaaaaactatattactgttatttaaatttatttcacaaagaattctaaacaatgaaaaataacaaaaataaatatagaaaaaggaTATACTAGCAGATCCAAAGTAAATtaacacatatgttatatacGGATGACCAAAGAATTTTATATAACACATTTGCATAATTGTGCCCGagtctttgtcaaaaaaaatgtattg
Above is a window of Raphanus sativus cultivar WK10039 unplaced genomic scaffold, ASM80110v3 Scaffold3881, whole genome shotgun sequence DNA encoding:
- the LOC108829390 gene encoding septum-promoting GTP-binding protein 1-like, which produces MAQSCLKIVRLNNLRNRVNRRILILRRFTRLLWSRIVAFSPKKSGRYSLLSRAATPSPSVSRPQPPPIPVVRRRSVHEHDNSHRRSDSDLVSLKISLLGDPQIGKTCFLAKYVGEEKEVEMRELEEGITCTDKMLSMGGARISYNIWDLEGAERSRDQIPMACKDSVAILFMFDLTSRCTLNSVISWYQQARKFNQTAIPVMVGTKFDEFIQLPIDLQWAIASQARTYAKALNATLFFSSASYNINVNKIFKFVTAKLFDLPWTVERNLTIGEPLIDF